One Fusobacterium nucleatum genomic window carries:
- a CDS encoding ABC transporter substrate-binding protein: MYISKSMSIKSIVEKYPETIPVFANIGFKGLDNPAVLQKLEEQGITLEKAMMIKKEDVDAFIPMLQHAIASVEREDEGVKEASLMGLLPCPVRIPLLEGFEKYLADNKDIKVKYELKAAYSGLGWIKDEVIDKNDIDKLADMFISAGFDLFFDKDLMGKFKEQGIFKDMTGIEKYNTDFDNENIHLKDPHGDYSMIGVVPAIFIVNKAALNGREVPRSWEDLLKPEFAKSVSLPIADFDLFNSILIHIYKLYGFEGVKSLGQSLLSNLHPAQMVEAKEPVVTIMPYFFSKMVPEKGPKEVIWPKEGAIISPIFMLTKASKAKELDKIIKFMSGKAVGDTLANQGLFPSVHPEVKNPVNGRPMLWVGWDFIYSNDMGELIKKCEETFKEGAGE, translated from the coding sequence ATGTATATAAGTAAATCAATGTCAATAAAATCAATAGTGGAGAAATATCCAGAAACAATTCCAGTTTTTGCAAATATTGGATTCAAAGGATTAGATAATCCAGCAGTTTTACAAAAATTAGAAGAACAAGGAATCACTTTAGAAAAAGCAATGATGATTAAAAAAGAAGATGTAGATGCTTTTATTCCAATGTTGCAACATGCAATAGCATCTGTTGAAAGAGAAGATGAAGGAGTAAAAGAAGCTTCACTTATGGGACTTTTACCTTGTCCAGTTAGAATTCCTTTATTAGAAGGTTTTGAAAAATATTTAGCAGATAACAAAGATATAAAAGTTAAATACGAATTAAAGGCTGCCTACTCAGGACTTGGTTGGATAAAAGATGAAGTAATAGATAAAAATGATATAGATAAACTAGCAGATATGTTTATTTCAGCTGGTTTTGACTTATTCTTTGATAAGGATTTAATGGGTAAATTCAAAGAACAAGGAATATTCAAAGATATGACAGGTATTGAAAAATACAATACAGATTTTGATAATGAAAATATTCATTTAAAAGATCCACATGGAGATTATTCTATGATAGGAGTTGTACCAGCTATATTCATAGTTAATAAGGCAGCTCTAAATGGTAGAGAAGTTCCTAGATCTTGGGAAGATTTATTAAAACCAGAATTTGCAAAATCTGTTTCATTACCAATAGCAGATTTTGACTTATTCAACTCAATATTAATTCATATTTATAAGTTATATGGTTTTGAAGGTGTAAAAAGTTTAGGGCAATCTTTACTTTCTAACTTACACCCTGCACAAATGGTTGAAGCAAAAGAGCCAGTTGTAACAATAATGCCTTATTTCTTCTCTAAAATGGTACCAGAAAAAGGACCAAAAGAAGTTATATGGCCAAAAGAAGGAGCAATTATATCTCCAATATTTATGCTAACTAAGGCATCAAAAGCAAAAGAATTAGATAAAATAATTAAATTTATGAGTGGAAAAGCAGTTGGAGATACACTAGCTAATCAAGGTTTATTCCCAAGTGTACACCCAGAAGTAAAAAATCCAGTAAATGGTAGACCAATGCTTTGGGTTGGTTGGGACTTTATCTATTCAAATGATATGGGAGAATTAATTAAAAAGTGTGAAGAAACATTTAAAGAAGGAGCAGGAGAATAA
- a CDS encoding ABC transporter ATP-binding protein: protein MSIDNNELDEMDFDLLDILGVTEQKVESITLLPGYNKKGEKEGYEELVIKAGEIVAIVGPTGSGKSRLLADIEWGAQGDTPTKRTVLVNGELMDAKKRFSPSYKLVAQLSQNMNFVMDLTVREFIDLHAESRLVLDREGVIEKIFNQANELAGEKFTIDTPITSLSGGQSRALMISDTAILSTSPIVLIDEIENAGIDRKKALDLLVGNNKIVLMATHDPILALMGDRRIVIKNGGINKVIESTPEEKSILGALTELDDVVQGMRNKLRYGERLELDFEIKKK from the coding sequence ATGAGTATAGACAATAATGAATTAGATGAAATGGACTTTGACCTTTTGGATATACTTGGAGTTACAGAGCAAAAAGTTGAAAGCATAACTTTACTTCCAGGATATAATAAAAAAGGTGAAAAAGAAGGCTATGAAGAATTAGTAATAAAGGCAGGAGAAATTGTTGCCATAGTAGGACCAACAGGTTCAGGAAAAAGTAGATTACTTGCAGATATAGAATGGGGAGCACAAGGAGATACTCCAACAAAGAGAACGGTTCTTGTAAATGGAGAATTAATGGATGCAAAAAAGAGATTTTCTCCAAGCTATAAATTAGTTGCTCAACTTTCACAAAATATGAACTTTGTAATGGATTTAACTGTAAGAGAATTTATTGATTTGCATGCAGAAAGTAGACTTGTTTTAGATAGAGAAGGTGTAATAGAAAAAATATTTAATCAAGCAAATGAACTTGCTGGAGAAAAATTTACAATAGATACTCCAATAACAAGTTTGAGTGGAGGACAATCAAGAGCATTAATGATTTCAGATACTGCTATTTTAAGTACATCTCCAATAGTTCTTATAGATGAAATTGAAAATGCAGGTATAGATAGAAAAAAAGCCTTAGACTTACTTGTTGGAAATAATAAGATAGTTCTAATGGCAACACATGACCCTATTCTTGCTCTTATGGGAGATAGAAGAATAGTTATCAAAAATGGTGGAATTAATAAAGTTATTGAATCTACACCAGAAGAAAAAAGTATCTTAGGTGCTTTAACAGAACTTGATGATGTTGTTCAAGGTATGAGAAATAAATTAAGATATGGAGAAAGATTAGAACTAGATTTTGAAATTAAGAAAAAATAA
- a CDS encoding transposase has translation MYLTLKQQVKHLSKKEFRNLKYLSHIAKNLTNEAIYNIRQYYFRNKKYLSYNENYKILKNSENYKKLNSNMAQQILKEVDGSFKSFFGLLKLVKNGQYDNKKIKLPKYLAKDGFTTLVIGFVRLKDDMLIIPYSNSFRKTHKEIAIKLPPVLKGKKIKEIRIIPKQHSRYFEIQYTYEVKEVQRELNKENGLGIDLGIDNLCTCVTNNGASFLIDGRKLKSINRYYNKINAKLQSIKDKQKIERTTLRQKRIARKRNNRIENYLSKVARIIINYCLNNDIGKIVLGYNEDFQRNSNIGIINNQNFVNIPYGKLRDKLIYLCKLYGIEFKLQEESYTSKASFFDGDEIPIYDKENPQEYIFSGKRIKRGLYQTSVGKLINADCNGALNILRKSKVVDLSILYNRGELNTPKRIRVV, from the coding sequence ATGTATTTAACATTAAAACAACAAGTAAAACATCTTAGTAAAAAAGAGTTTAGAAATTTAAAATATTTATCTCATATAGCCAAGAACTTAACTAATGAAGCTATATATAATATTAGACAATACTATTTTAGAAATAAAAAGTACTTAAGTTATAATGAAAACTATAAAATACTTAAAAATAGTGAAAATTACAAGAAATTAAATTCTAATATGGCTCAACAAATTCTAAAAGAAGTAGATGGAAGTTTCAAATCATTTTTTGGACTTTTAAAACTTGTTAAGAATGGTCAATATGATAATAAAAAAATTAAATTACCTAAATATCTTGCTAAAGATGGATTTACAACTCTTGTTATAGGTTTTGTTAGATTAAAAGATGATATGCTGATTATTCCTTATTCAAATTCATTTAGAAAGACACATAAGGAAATCGCAATAAAACTACCACCAGTATTAAAAGGCAAGAAAATAAAAGAGATTAGAATAATACCTAAACAACATTCTAGGTACTTTGAAATTCAATATACTTATGAAGTAAAAGAAGTTCAAAGGGAATTAAATAAAGAAAATGGACTAGGAATAGATTTAGGTATAGATAATCTATGTACTTGTGTTACAAATAATGGAGCTTCATTCTTAATAGATGGTAGAAAATTAAAATCAATAAATCGATACTATAACAAGATAAATGCAAAATTACAAAGTATAAAAGATAAGCAAAAGATTGAGCGCACAACATTAAGGCAAAAGAGAATAGCTAGGAAGAGAAATAATCGCATAGAAAATTATCTTTCAAAAGTAGCAAGAATAATAATAAATTATTGTCTTAATAATGATATAGGAAAGATAGTTCTAGGATATAATGAGGACTTTCAAAGAAATTCAAATATAGGAATTATAAATAATCAAAATTTTGTAAATATACCTTATGGGAAATTAAGAGATAAATTAATATATCTATGTAAACTATATGGAATAGAATTTAAACTACAAGAAGAAAGTTATACATCAAAAGCGAGTTTCTTTGATGGAGATGAAATCCCAATATATGATAAAGAAAATCCACAAGAATATATATTCAGTGGAAAAAGAATAAAAAGAGGACTGTATCAAACAAGTGTAGGTAAACTCATAAATGCAGATTGTAATGGAGCATTAAATATTCTAAGAAAAAGTAAAGTTGTGGATTTAAGTATCCTATACAATAGAGGTGAGCTGAACACACCTAAAAGAATAAGGGTAGTGTAA
- a CDS encoding transposase, with amino-acid sequence MTVIHTFGRDLKWNLHIHTLVSLGDFSKNFTFKKLDY; translated from the coding sequence ATCACTGTTATTCATACTTTTGGCAGAGATTTAAAATGGAATCTACATATACATACTCTTGTTTCTCTTGGCGATTTTAGCAAAAACTTTACTTTTAAAAAATTAGACTACTAG
- a CDS encoding tetratricopeptide repeat protein, producing MKKELLEKIERLDELWKYQEIIDLIEALPTEQLDTELIGELGKAYNNIENYEKGLKILKSIENEEGDNALWNWRVGYSYFFLKDYIKAEKYFLKAYELEPNDEYARDFACDFLIGTYTALSKLESRNGNSEKAIEYALESRKYAYDEEGRVETDFFLASLYNRYMKYAEAEEILKYILAETQKDEERLFELVYCLFKQEKYEEVIQRLNHTLEVEDKENEKEIVYIYSLLVWCYHQLGDYEKALEYQIKFKEKAHSQIGYQLGYDPKKVEEVLEHSDRAIELERNDTWFFEVKGVILLDTGRYEEALDLFKKAYELANHGWYLYSMGRCLRNLERYEEAIKVLLESRQISLDKNDVVDGEDFELAYCYIGIGDKEKAQKYLDSARDSVTQRGALNDYMKEKIEEIEKGILSLNQFLN from the coding sequence TTGAAAAAAGAATTATTAGAAAAAATTGAAAGGTTAGATGAATTATGGAAATACCAAGAAATAATAGACTTAATTGAAGCTTTGCCAACTGAACAATTAGATACAGAATTAATAGGAGAATTAGGAAAAGCTTACAATAATATAGAAAATTATGAAAAAGGCTTAAAAATATTAAAAAGTATAGAAAATGAAGAAGGAGATAATGCACTTTGGAATTGGAGAGTAGGTTATTCTTACTTTTTCTTAAAAGATTATATTAAGGCAGAAAAGTATTTTTTAAAGGCATATGAGTTAGAGCCAAATGATGAGTATGCTCGTGACTTTGCTTGTGACTTTTTAATAGGAACATATACAGCCTTATCAAAACTAGAAAGTAGAAATGGAAATTCAGAAAAGGCTATAGAATATGCTCTTGAAAGCAGAAAATATGCCTATGATGAAGAAGGGAGAGTAGAAACAGATTTTTTTCTAGCTTCCCTATATAATAGATATATGAAATATGCAGAAGCTGAGGAAATACTTAAGTATATCTTAGCAGAAACTCAAAAAGATGAAGAGAGACTTTTTGAGTTAGTTTATTGTCTATTTAAACAAGAAAAATATGAAGAGGTAATTCAAAGATTAAATCATACCTTAGAAGTAGAAGATAAAGAAAATGAAAAAGAGATAGTCTATATTTATAGTTTACTTGTTTGGTGTTATCATCAACTAGGGGATTACGAAAAAGCTCTTGAATACCAAATTAAATTTAAAGAAAAAGCACATTCACAAATAGGATATCAATTAGGTTATGATCCTAAAAAAGTAGAAGAAGTACTAGAACATTCTGACAGAGCTATAGAATTAGAAAGAAATGATACTTGGTTTTTTGAAGTAAAAGGAGTAATTTTGCTAGATACAGGAAGATATGAGGAAGCTTTAGATTTATTTAAAAAAGCTTATGAACTAGCTAATCATGGTTGGTATCTATATTCTATGGGTAGATGTTTAAGAAACTTAGAAAGATATGAAGAAGCTATAAAAGTTCTTTTAGAATCAAGACAGATATCATTAGATAAAAATGATGTTGTAGACGGTGAAGATTTTGAACTTGCTTATTGTTATATTGGAATTGGTGACAAAGAAAAAGCACAAAAATATTTAGACTCAGCTAGAGATTCTGTTACTCAAAGAGGAGCTTTAAATGATTATATGAAAGAAAAAATTGAAGAAATAGAAAAAGGAATACTTTCTTTAAATCAATTTTTAAATTAA
- a CDS encoding tetratricopeptide repeat protein, with protein sequence MKKELLEKIGKLHEAEKYQEIIDLIEGLPDKQLDTDLIGELGRAYNNIENYKKGLEILKSIESEVGDTALWNWRAGYSYFFLEDYINAKKHFLKAYELDPDDEDVCNFLVEVYLSLARNEDKKGNSIKALEYAFESRKYVRNDESELDSEILIAWLYDKSMDYTKAEEILRSILAKNKEDEWVLSELGYCLSGQGKYEEALEYFLAVKDYEEDEGWLYPKIAICYKNLDKKEEALEYYLKAVELDEEDTYSISDIAWIYNNLGKHEEALKFLQRLEKIGVDDSWTNTEYAYCLSKLNRYEEAIGKLNHALEVEDEEKETGYIYSQLGLCNRNLEKYEEAIEAFTQAKKWGRNDSWINDEIGHCYKKKGDMKKALEFYLIAEKDNKKDPYLMSDIAWIYDGLGQYEEGLKYIKKAVKLGRDDAWLNEEYGACLAGLDRYEEAIEKYKYALNLDDEEKDEAYIYSQLGWCYRQLEDYEKALECQNQAKEFGRNDIWINTEISVCYEKLGDYEKALEYALIAYELDRDDIRSLSQVGWFYDYMGKYEEGLPFLLRAEELGRDDEWINTEIATNLGRSGKTREGIERLHKSLAMVSEEDINQRIFINSEIAWLYGRLEEPQPEEALKYLNIAKELGRDDQWLHSEIGYQLGYNPEKRKESLEHFDRAMELGRNDAWIFEMRGIVLLDLNRYQEALDSFRNAYDLNSDSWYLYSMGRCLRNLERYEEAIKVLLESRQISLDKNDVVDGEDFELAYCYIGIGDKEKAQKYLDSARDSVTQRGALNDYMKEKIEEIEKGILSLNQFLN encoded by the coding sequence TTGAAAAAAGAATTATTAGAAAAAATAGGAAAATTACATGAAGCAGAAAAATATCAAGAAATAATAGACTTAATAGAAGGATTACCTGACAAACAATTAGATACAGACTTAATAGGGGAATTAGGAAGAGCTTATAATAATATAGAAAATTATAAAAAAGGTTTAGAAATATTAAAAAGTATAGAATCAGAAGTAGGAGATACTGCACTTTGGAATTGGAGAGCAGGTTATTCTTACTTTTTCTTAGAAGACTATATTAATGCCAAAAAGCATTTTTTAAAAGCATATGAATTAGATCCAGATGATGAAGATGTTTGTAACTTCTTAGTAGAAGTATATTTATCTTTAGCAAGAAATGAAGATAAAAAAGGAAATTCTATAAAAGCCCTTGAATATGCTTTTGAAAGTAGGAAATATGTTAGAAATGATGAATCTGAACTAGACTCAGAGATATTAATAGCTTGGTTATATGATAAATCTATGGATTATACAAAAGCTGAAGAAATACTTAGATCTATCTTAGCTAAAAATAAAGAAGATGAATGGGTACTTTCTGAGTTAGGTTATTGTTTATCTGGACAAGGAAAATATGAAGAGGCATTAGAATACTTTCTTGCTGTGAAAGATTATGAAGAAGATGAGGGATGGCTTTACCCAAAAATTGCAATATGCTATAAAAATTTGGATAAAAAAGAAGAGGCATTAGAATATTATTTAAAGGCTGTTGAACTAGATGAAGAAGATACTTATTCAATATCAGATATAGCTTGGATTTATAATAATTTAGGAAAACATGAAGAAGCACTAAAATTTTTACAAAGATTAGAAAAAATTGGAGTAGATGATTCTTGGACAAATACAGAATATGCTTATTGCTTATCAAAACTTAATAGATATGAAGAAGCAATTGGAAAACTAAATCATGCCTTAGAAGTTGAAGATGAAGAAAAAGAGACAGGATATATTTATAGTCAACTTGGTTTGTGCAATAGAAATCTAGAAAAATATGAAGAAGCTATAGAAGCTTTTACACAAGCTAAAAAATGGGGTAGAAATGATTCTTGGATAAATGATGAAATAGGACATTGCTATAAGAAAAAAGGAGATATGAAAAAGGCATTAGAATTCTATTTAATAGCTGAAAAAGATAATAAAAAAGATCCTTATCTTATGTCAGATATAGCTTGGATTTATGATGGTTTAGGGCAATATGAAGAAGGATTAAAATATATAAAAAAAGCAGTAAAACTTGGAAGAGATGATGCTTGGCTTAATGAAGAATATGGTGCTTGTTTAGCAGGTTTGGATAGATATGAAGAAGCAATTGAAAAATATAAATATGCTTTAAATTTAGATGATGAGGAAAAAGATGAGGCATATATTTATAGTCAACTTGGTTGGTGTTATCGTCAATTAGAAGATTATGAAAAAGCACTTGAATGCCAGAATCAAGCAAAGGAATTTGGAAGAAATGATATTTGGATAAATACAGAAATATCAGTATGTTATGAGAAACTAGGAGATTATGAAAAAGCACTTGAATATGCATTAATAGCTTATGAATTGGATAGAGATGATATACGTTCATTGTCACAAGTTGGTTGGTTTTATGACTATATGGGGAAATATGAAGAAGGGCTTCCATTTTTATTGAGAGCTGAAGAATTAGGAAGAGATGATGAATGGATTAACACTGAAATAGCTACGAACTTAGGTAGAAGTGGAAAAACTAGAGAAGGAATTGAAAGATTACATAAATCTTTAGCTATGGTTAGTGAAGAGGATATTAATCAAAGAATTTTTATAAATTCTGAAATAGCTTGGCTTTATGGAAGATTAGAAGAACCCCAACCAGAAGAAGCTCTTAAATATCTAAATATAGCAAAAGAACTAGGAAGAGATGACCAATGGCTACATTCAGAAATTGGATATCAATTAGGCTATAATCCAGAGAAAAGAAAAGAATCACTAGAACATTTTGATAGAGCTATGGAATTAGGAAGAAATGATGCTTGGATTTTTGAGATGAGAGGAATAGTTTTACTAGATTTAAACAGATATCAAGAAGCCTTAGATTCATTTAGAAATGCTTATGATTTAAATAGTGATAGCTGGTATCTATATTCTATGGGAAGATGTTTAAGAAACTTAGAAAGATATGAAGAAGCTATAAAAGTTCTTTTAGAATCAAGACAGATATCATTAGATAAAAATGATGTTGTAGATGGAGAAGATTTTGAACTTGCTTATTGTTATATTGGAATTGGTGACAAAGAAAAAGCACAAAAATATTTAGACTCGGCTAGAGATTCTGTTACTCAAAGAGGAGCTTTAAATGATTATATGAAAGAAAAAATTGAAGAAATAGAAAAAGGAATACTTTCTTTAAATCAATTTTTAAATTAA
- the trxA gene encoding thioredoxin, with the protein MAIIKGTKENFEAEVLKASGVVVVDFGANWCGPCKSLVPILDEVVEEDPNKKIVKVDIDEQEELAAQYKIMSVPTLLVFRNGEIIDKSIGLIQKHEVKALFAK; encoded by the coding sequence ATGGCAATTATAAAAGGAACAAAAGAAAATTTTGAAGCAGAAGTATTAAAAGCAAGTGGAGTTGTAGTAGTTGACTTTGGAGCAAACTGGTGTGGGCCTTGTAAAAGTTTAGTACCTATATTAGACGAAGTTGTTGAAGAAGATCCAAACAAAAAAATAGTAAAAGTAGATATAGATGAACAAGAAGAATTAGCGGCACAATATAAAATTATGAGCGTACCTACTTTATTAGTTTTTAGAAATGGAGAAATTATTGACAAATCAATAGGTTTAATTCAAAAACATGAAGTGAAAGCTTTATTTGCAAAATAA